The genomic region GGAGTCGGTCGATCGGGTAGTCGCCGGTGCCGATCGGGACCGGCTTGAAGTCCTGCCGCGAGTCGGAGTCCTTGATCTGGACGAACTCGAGCCACGGACGCAGCAGGTCGAGCGACTCCGCCGGCGACTCCCCGGTGCGCCAGGTGTGGGCGGCGTCCCAGATCCCCCTGGCGGAGTGGCCGGGGACCTCGGCGTCCAGCAGCCGGCAAAAGGCGGCGATCGCTTGGCCGGACGAGTGGGTGTCGTGCGTCTCGAGCAGCACGCTGACGTCCTTGGGAGCCCTTGCCACCCGATCCATCGCGCGGAACTCGCCCGGTGTCGGCCCGTCCGGCCGGGCCGCGCTCTGGTCGTCCCGCAGGAACACCCGGACGCCGCGAGCGCCCAGGTCGGCGGCGAGCTCGAGATGGGCGTCCAGCGGTTGCTCCTCGACGCCGCACAGGTGCACGTAGCTGTTGATCGCGAGGATCTCCAGCCCGGCGTGCTCGATCCGCTGCCGGAGGTCCCGCCGTTCGGACGCGGTCAGTCCCACGTGCGTGAACTCGTCGTCGGCCGCGCGCAGCTCGAGGCCCGCGATGTCGTGCCGGCGGGCGAGGTCCAGGACGGCGTCGAGCGGCTCGCCGGCGCAGCCCAGCGTGGAGAAACCCAATGTCATCTGCTGTCCCTGGGGTCGGCTCGAGCGCCCAGCTGGGTCAGCTCAGACCCAGCGGCGGCGAGGGTGGGTGCGGGGAGCGGCGTGCTCGCCGGAGCCGGCGTGCTCACCGGAGGTGGTGGCCGGGTCGTGCTCGACGTTCGGCCGGCGGCCGGTGCCGTGGGCGGCCGGTGGCTCCGCGGGCTCGTAGGAGTACGGCGTCTGCTGTTGCGGCTCTGCCGGCGCGGTGTAGTCGGTGCTCTGCTCCGGCGTCGCGCTGTAGTCCGTGCCGTACGACTCGGGCGCGTAGTTCGGGCTGTAGTCGTAGCTGCTGTTGCCGGCCTCGTAGCTCGATCCGGTGGAGGAGCTCGAGCTGTAGTTGTCGTAGGTCGAGCTGTAGCTGTCGTACGTCGGCTCCGGCGTGTACGACGAGTTGTAGTCGGAGTAGGTCGAGCTGCTGCCGTACGACGTGGAGCCGTAGTCCGGCGTGTACGCGGACTCGTAGCTCGACGGGACCGCCGGGGCGTCGTACGCCGGGTAGGTCGGCTCCGGCGCGTAGGCGGGCTCGGGGCTGTACGTCGGCTCCGGGCTGTACGTCGGCTCCGGCGCGTACGGCGAGACCGGGGGCAGCGGCTTCGACGGGGTCAGGTAGTCGTCGTCCGGCGTGACGGCCGGCTCCTGGTACGTCGGCTCCTGGTACGTCGGCGCCGCCGGCTGGACGGTCGACGGGCTGTCCACCGCGACCCGAGCGGCCCGGCGACCGGCGCGCGCAACGGGTGCGGGCTCGGGCTCGGGCTCGGGGACCGGCTCCGACGAGGTCAGGTAGTCGGACGAGGTCTGGTAGTCGTAGCCCTGCGCGTACGACGAGGACCAGGACGGCTCCGGCTCGGCCACCGGGGCCGGGTCGGGCTGGTAGGAGTACGGGTCGGGCTGGACCAGGGACAGCGACGGCGGAGCGACGGTCTCGGCCTGCCAACTCGGCAGCGGCGCGGACAGCAGGTCGTCGTCGGCGCTGCGGTAGCTGGACGAGGTGGTCGACCAGCTCGGCGCCTCCTGGCCGGCGGAGGTCTGCTGGTAGGACGGAGTCGCTTCCTCCACCGGACCCGGCTCGTCCCGCCAGAGCTCGGCGGGGTTGAACTGCTGGGTCTCCGGGCCGCTGTCCTGCCAGGTCTGCGCCGCCGGGGCGAACGGGCTCCACTTCGGCGCCTCGTCCTCGGCCGGCGTGCTGGCCGCGGGGGGTGCGAACGGCGAACCGCCGGCCAGCCCCGGCCCGGCCCCGAGCGGGTTGCCCGCCGGCGCGCCGAACGGGCTGCCGGCCGCGCCGCCGTACTGGCTCTGAGCGCTCTGGCTTTGGGGGGGCTGGCTCTGCGGAGCCGGGGAACGCTCGAGTCGCAGCGTGGGGGTCGCGATCGGCTCGGCGATCGGCTGCTGCTCGGAAGTGTCGTCGTCGGCGTACGTCGGGACCGCGGTCAGCTTCGGCTCGCGCTGGTCCCACCACGGGATCCACTCGCGGCTGGTCTGCATCGCGTTGATCTTGCGGATCACCAGCGTGCCGCCGACCGCGGCCGCCGCGGTCAGCAGCAGTGACGCGGTGCCGGCCAGCGCGATCCCGCGCAGCGTGCCGACGGTCGGGTCCATCCACATCAGGAACCGCCGGATCACCACGTCGAACGCGAGAGCGCCGATCCAGGTGAGCCACCAGACCTGGGTGAGCAACGGCGTCCGGTACCGGCGCAGGTCGTCGGCGTAGACCGGGGTCCGCGGATCGCTGGCCAGCCAGACGTCGTCGACGATCTGCTTCGGGTACCAGAGGTTGGGGCCGGGGCAGAACCAGCTGGCCAGCACCCAGCCGTGGCCACGCCGGTGGTCGGCCTGGCAGAAGACCTCGGAGTTGACCCGGGCCCGCCAGAGCCAGATCACGAAGACCACGGCGGCGGCGACCGAGACGATCACGTTCGGGATCGAGGTGAGCCGGGCGATGGTGTCGGCGCGGTTCAGGATCGCCATGTCGACGTCGGCGCCGTCGCCGAGGAACTGGCTGACCGCGTTGTAGGTGTTCCAGTCCGACCAGGTCACCAGCAGGTGGGTGAGCGTGGAGGTGAACAGCAGAGCGGTCGCCAGCTTGCCGACCGTGCCGACCTGCTGGAACTCCTCAGCAGCATGCGGCTGCCACTCGTCGTCGGTTTCGGCAGCGGAATAGACCGCCGTGTGCGGGTGGCTCACGTCGTGCGTCCCTCGCGTTGCTGGAACTCCGTCTGGTCGGCGTTTCGGTCGAATCCTGCCCCCGCGTGACCGAGCCCCATTGATACCACGAAGTAAGTACCCGTGGGGAGCCGAGCCCAGCACGGAGGGTATCGACTTAACGAGTTCTTTTCCAACGCCCATCACCTCTTGTAACGAGGCAGTGGACGGTCCGTGACGGGTTGGTTTACCGCGCAGGAGGTTGCGGCGGCTCGACCGCCCACCACGGCGTCCACGGGCGCTGGGTCTGCAGGTCGTTGATCCGCCGGATCAGCAGCACCGCGAGCACCGCGGCGGCGGTGGTGCTGACCGCTGACACCGTCGACATCACCGCGTTCTGCAGGAGCTCGCCGAGCTCGGCAGCGCCGTCCAGCACGCTGCGCTGGGCGATGTTGTCGAGCACCAGGCCCACCACCCAGGTCAGCCACCAGGCCCAGACCAGCCGGGTGCCGGGGATCCCGCGCAGGGTCGGCACGTGCGGCGGCGTGCGGGGATCGCTGGCCGCGACCACGTCGTCGACGACCTGCTTGGGGTACCAGAGGTTGACCACCGGGACGATCCAGCTGCCGAGCACCCAGCCACGGGTGAACCGGTGCTCGCCGCGGCAGAACATCTCCGCGTTCCAGCGGACCCGCCACAGCCAGACCACGAAGACCGCGGCCGCCGCGAACAGCGCGAGCGCGGCGATGATGCCGAACAGGCCGGAGATCAGGTCCGCGTCGTCCATCCGGTCCGGGTCGCCGGCGTACCGGCGCAGGGTCCGGTAGGAGTTCCAGTCGGACCAGGCGGTGGCCCAGCTCATCACCGTGACCACGCCGATCAGGATCGAGGCGGCCAGTCCCATCGCGTGCTCCGAGGTGAACCAGCGGTCCAGCGGCGGCTGCGGCGGCCGGGTCGGCATGAGGTGCGCGCCGTTCGGCGCCGGACCGGCGTACGGCGGTGGCAGGTACGGAGCCGGCTGGTACTGAGGGGGTTGCGGCGTGCTCGACCGCTGGGTCTCCGGCAGGTACGACGGCAGGTCGGTGGCCGGCGGACGCAGTGGGTCGGGGCGGATCGGCTCGGGCTGCAGCGGTGGACCTGCCGCAGTGGAACCGGTCACGGACAACCCCTCGCTGCCAGGCCCGGCGCGGGATCGACGGCCGGGCGGACTTCCACCTCGGAGGCGGGCGACTCAGAAATAGCACAACGCGGTGTGATCAGGCGAGGACATTGCGTGCCCGGCGCCCCGTCCGTTCCCCGCACCGGCGCTCCGGCCGGGAACAGCGCCCCTATTCTGCCGCCGTCCCGGCGAAAGTGTCGGTGCCGGGGCGGAGGATGGAGCCATGCGCTGGTCCGTGATCGATTCGCCCATCGGTGACCTGTGCCTCGCGGTCGACGACACCGGGTTGTGCTGCGTGCGGTTCGGCGCCGTCGACGACGTCGAGCCGCTGACCGTGCCCGATCCACTGCTGACCGAGACGCACGAGCAGCTCAAGGCGTACTTCGCCGGCGAGCGGACCACGTTCGACCTGCCGCTGTCGGTTCCGGCCGGGTCGACCTTCGAGCGCGCCGTCTGGCAGCAGCTGACCCGGATTCCGTACGGCGAGATGCAGACCTACGGCGACGTGGCGAAGGCGGTCGGCGATCCCGGCGCGGCCCGCGCGGTCGGCGTCGCCTGCAACCGCAACCCGCTGCCGGTCGTCGTGCCGTGCCACCGGGTGGTCGGCGCGGGCGGCAAGATGGTCGGCTTCGGCGGCGGCATCCCCCGCAAGCGGCACCTGCTCGAGCTGGAGGCCCGGGTCGCGTTCGAGAACCTCTGGACCTGACCGAACCCTTACTCAGAAGTAGCGCCGGGCGGTGGCCGAGGTCGCCCGTTCAGGCGTTAGTGTCGCCGGGAGCGATCAGACCGACACGTTTCAAACAGCCGTGCCAGCCGGTCCGGTCCCGGCACCGCCCCGACCCAGCCCGGAGACGACATGACCCAGTCCCCTGCCGATCCGCCGGCCTCCGGCGCCCATCTCCACCCGGACCTCAGCGCGCTGATGGACAAGAGCGCCGAGGAGTGGTCGGCGCCGGAGATCCAGAGCGCGGCGCGGGCGGCACTCCAGCTGCACGCCCCGGACCGGGAGCCGCTGACCAGGACGAAGCGATTCGGTGTGCTGCCGTGGATGCACCGCAACGACGCCGTCTGCCAGCACTGCGGCGGGACCTACCCGTGCATCACTCACCGGTACGCGACTCAGCTGCTGTCGGCGGGCCGGATCTCCACCACTCGCGGCCCGGCCGACGTCGAGGACGGGACCGCGCCGCTCGAGGCCGAGGGCAGCGGCGACAAGCTCTGACGAGGGCTGCGGAACCACAGCACGGCAGAACAAAACGAAGGCCGCGAACCCGAGGGATCGCGGCCTTCGCCGTTGCGGTTGCGGGAACGACTCAGGAGTCGGTCGGCTTGCTGTTGTTCGGGCCGGCCGACTTCTTCGCGGTGGTGCTCGCCTTCTTGGCGGTGCCGTTCGCCGCGGCCTTGGTCTCGTCGGCCTTGCTCTCGCCGGTCGAGCTCTGGCCGCTGGAACCCTGGCCGGTCGAGGTCTGGCCGGTCGAGGTGGTGCTGCTCGAGGTCGTGCTGGTCGAGCTCTGGTTGGTCGGGCTCTGGCTGCTCGGGCTCTGGGCCGTCTTCGACGCCGTGGCCTGCGCGCTGCCGGTGGTACCGGTGGTACCGGTGCCGGTGGTGCCGTTGGACGCTGCGGTGTCCGGCTTCTCGTCGGTGGCCGACTTGCCGGCCGCGGCCGACTTGTCGCCGCCGGTGGTGCTCGTGCCGCGCGAGCCGGCCGGGGCCGAGCTGTAGTCGCGGCCACTGGTCGGGGTGGACTGCCAGGCCGGCTCCGGCGGCGTGAGCAGCTTCTTCACCGCGGCGGCGGCGAGAGCGCCGAAGCCGAGGAAGAGCACCACCTTGCGCAGCCTGTGGCTCTTCTTCGGGACCTGCAGCTCACCGCGCAGCGCCGCCTTGGTGGCCTTGCCACGCCGCGACGTCTCCGCCACCACCGGCTCCGCGGCGGCAGCCAGTGCGGCCAGTGCGGCGGTCACCTTCGGCAGGACGTCGTCGTTCATCCGCTCCCGGGCCTTCTCGGCCGCGTGCTCGGTGGCCGGGCCGACCTTGCTCAGCGCGTCGTCGATCACCGGTCCGGCCTTCTCCACCGCGGCGTGCGCGAGGGTGGCGCCGCGTTCGACCGCCTTCTCGGCGTACGGCGACACCTTGTCCCGTGCGGTGCCCACGGCCGGCCCGAGGTGATCGCGGACCTGGCTCGCGACCGGCGCGACCTTCTGCGATGCCGACTCGGCAAGCGGCCGGACCCGGTCCTTGGCGGTCTCGACCCGGCCCTTGGACTTCAACAAACCCACGGTTCCTCCTCGGTGGTCGCCCGCGACACACGGGCATTCCGTCGACCCACGGCGGTATGGACGACCTGGTACGGCTCTGGA from Kribbella flavida DSM 17836 harbors:
- a CDS encoding sugar phosphate isomerase/epimerase family protein, with amino-acid sequence MTLGFSTLGCAGEPLDAVLDLARRHDIAGLELRAADDEFTHVGLTASERRDLRQRIEHAGLEILAINSYVHLCGVEEQPLDAHLELAADLGARGVRVFLRDDQSAARPDGPTPGEFRAMDRVARAPKDVSVLLETHDTHSSGQAIAAFCRLLDAEVPGHSARGIWDAAHTWRTGESPAESLDLLRPWLEFVQIKDSDSRQDFKPVPIGTGDYPIDRLLQALGDSDYPLSLEWERKWHPHLPPLSEALAATRTWLTTAQQ
- a CDS encoding DUF4328 domain-containing protein, which translates into the protein MSHPHTAVYSAAETDDEWQPHAAEEFQQVGTVGKLATALLFTSTLTHLLVTWSDWNTYNAVSQFLGDGADVDMAILNRADTIARLTSIPNVIVSVAAAVVFVIWLWRARVNSEVFCQADHRRGHGWVLASWFCPGPNLWYPKQIVDDVWLASDPRTPVYADDLRRYRTPLLTQVWWLTWIGALAFDVVIRRFLMWMDPTVGTLRGIALAGTASLLLTAAAAVGGTLVIRKINAMQTSREWIPWWDQREPKLTAVPTYADDDTSEQQPIAEPIATPTLRLERSPAPQSQPPQSQSAQSQYGGAAGSPFGAPAGNPLGAGPGLAGGSPFAPPAASTPAEDEAPKWSPFAPAAQTWQDSGPETQQFNPAELWRDEPGPVEEATPSYQQTSAGQEAPSWSTTSSSYRSADDDLLSAPLPSWQAETVAPPSLSLVQPDPYSYQPDPAPVAEPEPSWSSSYAQGYDYQTSSDYLTSSEPVPEPEPEPAPVARAGRRAARVAVDSPSTVQPAAPTYQEPTYQEPAVTPDDDYLTPSKPLPPVSPYAPEPTYSPEPTYSPEPAYAPEPTYPAYDAPAVPSSYESAYTPDYGSTSYGSSSTYSDYNSSYTPEPTYDSYSSTYDNYSSSSSTGSSYEAGNSSYDYSPNYAPESYGTDYSATPEQSTDYTAPAEPQQQTPYSYEPAEPPAAHGTGRRPNVEHDPATTSGEHAGSGEHAAPRTHPRRRWV
- a CDS encoding methylated-DNA--[protein]-cysteine S-methyltransferase; this translates as MRWSVIDSPIGDLCLAVDDTGLCCVRFGAVDDVEPLTVPDPLLTETHEQLKAYFAGERTTFDLPLSVPAGSTFERAVWQQLTRIPYGEMQTYGDVAKAVGDPGAARAVGVACNRNPLPVVVPCHRVVGAGGKMVGFGGGIPRKRHLLELEARVAFENLWT
- a CDS encoding DUF4328 domain-containing protein, with the protein product MTGSTAAGPPLQPEPIRPDPLRPPATDLPSYLPETQRSSTPQPPQYQPAPYLPPPYAGPAPNGAHLMPTRPPQPPLDRWFTSEHAMGLAASILIGVVTVMSWATAWSDWNSYRTLRRYAGDPDRMDDADLISGLFGIIAALALFAAAAVFVVWLWRVRWNAEMFCRGEHRFTRGWVLGSWIVPVVNLWYPKQVVDDVVAASDPRTPPHVPTLRGIPGTRLVWAWWLTWVVGLVLDNIAQRSVLDGAAELGELLQNAVMSTVSAVSTTAAAVLAVLLIRRINDLQTQRPWTPWWAVEPPQPPAR